A section of the Pseudomonas flavescens genome encodes:
- the folX gene encoding dihydroneopterin triphosphate 2'-epimerase: protein MPRLEPGMARIRVKDLRLRTFIGIKEEEINNKQDVLINLTILYPAVDAVRDNDIDHALNYRTITKAIISHVEGNRFALLERLTQEILDLVMANETVRYAEVEVDKPHALRFAESVSITLAGHR from the coding sequence ATGCCCAGACTGGAACCTGGCATGGCGCGTATCCGCGTCAAGGATCTGCGCCTGCGCACCTTCATCGGCATCAAGGAAGAAGAGATCAACAACAAGCAGGACGTGCTGATCAACCTGACCATCCTTTACCCGGCCGTCGACGCGGTGCGTGACAACGACATCGATCACGCCCTCAACTACCGGACCATCACCAAGGCCATCATCAGCCATGTCGAAGGCAACCGCTTCGCCCTGCTGGAACGCCTGACCCAGGAAATTCTCGACCTGGTGATGGCCAACGAAACGGTGCGCTACGCTGAAGTGGAAGTCGACAAGCCACACGCCCTGCGCTTCGCCGAGTCGGTGTCGATCACCCTCGCCGGCCATCGCTGA
- a CDS encoding DUF1244 domain-containing protein: MNDQERLELEAAAYRRLVQHLRERPDVQNIDLMNLAGFCRNCLSKWYKAAADDLDIAITPDQAREEVYGMPYAEWKAKYQTEASAEQQAAFNAKTPKGTA, from the coding sequence ATGAATGATCAAGAACGTCTCGAACTGGAAGCAGCCGCCTATCGCCGCCTGGTTCAGCACCTGCGCGAAAGGCCGGACGTACAGAACATCGACCTGATGAATCTGGCCGGCTTCTGCCGCAACTGCCTGTCCAAGTGGTACAAGGCCGCAGCTGACGACCTCGATATCGCGATCACCCCGGATCAGGCCCGTGAAGAGGTGTATGGCATGCCCTACGCCGAATGGAAGGCCAAGTACCAGACCGAAGCCAGCGCCGAGCAACAGGCTGCCTTCAACGCCAAGACCCCGAAAGGAACAGCATGA